The following proteins come from a genomic window of Paenibacillus swuensis:
- the grpE gene encoding nucleotide exchange factor GrpE — MNDNQENSQSIETQEEQNTEHAEVNAEQADTNAASHTEVEGSAEDSQQPVEQDELERLSALAEENNQRYLRTQADFENFRRRTRQEKEELAKYASSKVLEQLVSVLDNFERALAASKDNQDFESFAKGVDMIFRQFDSVLTSEGLTAIESVGQPFNPEFHQAIMQVETDEHEEGTVVEELQKGYRLKDKVLRPAMVKVSTRA, encoded by the coding sequence TTGAACGATAATCAAGAAAATTCCCAATCCATAGAAACGCAAGAAGAGCAGAATACAGAGCATGCAGAGGTGAATGCGGAACAAGCAGACACGAATGCGGCTTCGCATACAGAGGTGGAGGGTTCAGCGGAAGATTCACAGCAACCGGTTGAGCAAGATGAACTGGAGCGCTTAAGCGCGCTTGCGGAGGAGAATAACCAACGCTATCTGCGCACGCAAGCTGATTTTGAGAATTTCCGCCGCCGTACACGTCAAGAGAAAGAAGAACTGGCGAAATACGCTTCTTCGAAAGTGTTGGAGCAACTCGTGTCCGTGCTGGATAACTTCGAGCGCGCTCTTGCGGCAAGCAAGGACAACCAAGACTTTGAGTCTTTCGCCAAAGGTGTGGATATGATTTTCCGCCAGTTTGACAGCGTGCTGACTTCTGAAGGACTGACTGCAATTGAATCGGTTGGCCAGCCGTTTAATCCGGAATTCCACCAGGCGATCATGCAAGTGGAAACGGATGAACACGAAGAAGGAACCGTTGTGGAAGAGTTGCAGAAGGGTTACAGACTGAAGGACAAAGTATTGCGTCCGGCCATGGTTAAAGTAAGCACAAGAGCTTAA